The proteins below come from a single Bernardetia sp. MNP-M8 genomic window:
- the dinD gene encoding DNA damage-inducible protein D: MKKENIETLMQQFEKDVHRTQQDIEFWYARDLQNLLGYLRWKNFIQVIDKAKTACQSNGHEITDHFSDVGKMVEVGSGAKREIKDIMLTRYACYLIAQNGDPRKEEIAFAQNYFAVKTRQIELLEKHIQEWQRLKARQKLSLSEKELSQIIFEQTGSNKNFATIRSKGDKALFNHTTQQMKDILDVPKNRALADFLPTITIKAKDFAAEITVFNSKDKGLNTEDGIAQEHITNNKSVRTILLERGIKPEDLPSEEDIKKLERRVKSNSKQVSKNPDKLN; encoded by the coding sequence ATGAAAAAAGAAAATATAGAAACGTTGATGCAGCAGTTTGAAAAAGACGTACATAGAACTCAACAGGATATTGAGTTTTGGTACGCTCGTGATTTGCAGAACTTACTAGGTTATTTACGTTGGAAGAATTTTATTCAAGTTATTGATAAAGCAAAAACAGCTTGTCAATCTAATGGACATGAAATTACTGACCATTTTTCCGACGTTGGAAAAATGGTCGAAGTAGGTTCTGGAGCAAAACGAGAAATCAAAGATATAATGCTTACTCGTTATGCTTGTTATCTTATAGCTCAAAATGGAGATCCACGTAAAGAAGAAATTGCATTTGCTCAAAACTATTTTGCTGTAAAAACTCGTCAGATTGAATTATTAGAAAAGCATATCCAAGAATGGCAACGATTGAAAGCACGACAAAAATTATCTTTATCTGAAAAGGAACTTTCTCAAATTATTTTTGAACAAACAGGAAGTAACAAAAATTTTGCTACCATTCGTAGCAAAGGAGATAAAGCATTATTCAATCACACTACCCAACAAATGAAGGATATTTTAGATGTGCCTAAAAATAGAGCTTTAGCAGATTTTCTTCCCACAATTACCATTAAGGCTAAGGACTTCGCAGCCGAAATTACAGTATTTAATAGCAAAGACAAAGGATTAAATACAGAAGATGGAATAGCTCAAGAACACATTACAAATAATAAATCTGTCAGAACAATTCTTTTAGAGCGTGGTATCAAGCCAGAGGATTTACCCTCAGAAGAGGATATTAAAAAATTAGAACGTCGTGTAAAATCAAATTCTAAACAAGTCAGTAAAAATCCTGATAAATTAAATTAA
- a CDS encoding DEAD/DEAH box helicase, with the protein MSVNTTTKVAKSLQYSNFATTTRNFYSLSNYYSYVKGLAYYTDQHAKVWETLGFSHLAGKSSYHKSTSRPHKNKKSFAISASGYFHDFYTGEKGNVFNFLQNEKNYSEQKAFDFVARLYGFTDYTVGEKNQNYLYHQEINEEELKNEVLTYFRSRIYKELGLKKEDAETYFSPALGKHKGIAIRYTDIEKKAIFDTIESEKQVFERIRLAKPYRNKEGKTTKYLSPKGAKTYPYLTALAHAPETTQEQKTLFITEGEFKAFFGVKKLGLPFIGIGGISLAATAEKDQDGKTDYQTATFDEHTKSVLKKLGYQNIHLVFDADTFDNKGKETRHLQFFTAIKKAFFAAKNQNLGFTFSVINPISKAKGLDDLGRDYSTFEIRKQLTQTKTHNRLFYHFRLDIQKTDNQAFFALQKAFFASKKEIEKIQQIEINGFLGNQLLENQSFLDSLENSKFTYLQAPTGIGKSYFVKHHLTKYLNEQGFVVLFAAPRNAIAKQQALETNQNEENGSENKIVFTADTASQAIERLKTEQHDIIYTNFDKLPDAYHVLTQFYNKKVFLVIDEGHLMTSDSTFRPKVIGNLLETLLKNEHNLLMSATPTKLYLPNSEINHFEIVAKDKKDYAAPSLIFCQDKKMTSFAFEKCKTIVENEERAIIHLNSIEQARLLQNLLLKEKIGVHFLASTGLTPTEKENFDSIQSKSTFNWNDKKPIIITTSVLEAGFNIETDRKTTNIYLNKTRAGFDTTSYRQFIARIRNYDKQEVENIIVTQNYAHFLPNENLVLEYDYEKTIEFATESLAIHTKRYQNSKLEYGEEFHDFETERLKTEISKYLYFDKEKGDFQINYQEIFAEYTHEKNKQGSPYFENPKEILFYEQDINKDVSQYQEFQKAEKDKAGQEIAHLFVNDFEKLIVSVEKYTQDVKLKAKLNFASVEDAVLLTPVQLVVAEQLLKHYLYLLKTSNEKGIIQISALKSILVDTENLTLRKTNDLRKRKMAFISYWLMLRRTTSKRMGVSESLQVEEFNRVLKVFRELKGKLLTAEEITEAINRFQHQKKRYSKRKCLELVQLLCEVERTAIVEQGKKTYFYAYKCEKDYKTALSELLREPYFD; encoded by the coding sequence ATGTCAGTTAATACAACAACAAAGGTAGCAAAAAGTTTGCAATATTCAAACTTTGCTACCACTACACGCAATTTTTATTCATTAAGTAACTATTATAGTTACGTTAAAGGTCTTGCTTATTATACAGACCAACACGCCAAAGTGTGGGAAACGCTCGGTTTCTCCCACTTGGCAGGGAAATCTTCCTATCATAAAAGTACTTCACGCCCTCATAAAAACAAAAAATCCTTTGCTATTTCGGCAAGTGGTTATTTTCACGACTTCTATACTGGAGAAAAAGGAAATGTTTTTAATTTTCTGCAAAACGAAAAAAATTATTCAGAGCAAAAAGCATTTGATTTTGTGGCTCGTCTGTATGGATTTACAGATTATACCGTTGGAGAAAAAAATCAAAATTATCTATACCATCAAGAAATAAACGAGGAGGAACTGAAAAACGAGGTTTTGACTTATTTCCGTTCTCGTATCTACAAAGAACTAGGGCTTAAAAAAGAAGATGCAGAAACCTATTTTTCGCCTGCTCTTGGAAAGCACAAAGGTATTGCAATTCGATATACAGATATTGAGAAAAAAGCTATTTTTGATACGATTGAAAGTGAAAAACAAGTTTTTGAGCGTATTCGTTTAGCAAAACCTTATCGAAACAAAGAAGGTAAAACTACAAAATACCTAAGTCCGAAGGGAGCTAAAACCTATCCATATTTGACGGCTCTCGCTCATGCACCTGAAACTACACAAGAACAAAAAACACTTTTCATCACAGAGGGAGAGTTCAAAGCCTTTTTTGGGGTCAAAAAATTAGGACTTCCTTTTATTGGAATTGGGGGTATTTCATTGGCTGCAACAGCAGAAAAAGACCAAGATGGCAAAACAGACTATCAAACAGCTACTTTTGATGAACATACAAAATCTGTTTTAAAGAAACTAGGCTATCAAAACATTCATTTAGTTTTTGATGCTGATACATTTGATAATAAAGGAAAAGAAACTCGTCATCTTCAATTTTTTACAGCCATTAAAAAGGCATTTTTTGCAGCTAAAAATCAAAATTTAGGTTTTACTTTTTCAGTTATAAATCCAATTTCAAAGGCAAAGGGATTAGATGATTTGGGTAGAGATTATTCTACTTTTGAAATTCGTAAGCAGCTCACACAAACCAAAACTCACAATCGTTTATTTTATCATTTTAGATTAGATATACAAAAAACAGATAATCAAGCCTTTTTTGCCCTTCAAAAAGCATTTTTTGCTAGTAAAAAAGAAATAGAAAAAATACAACAGATTGAAATAAATGGTTTTTTGGGAAATCAGCTTTTAGAAAATCAATCGTTTTTAGACTCATTAGAAAACTCAAAATTTACCTATTTACAAGCTCCAACAGGAATTGGAAAAAGTTATTTTGTAAAACACCATTTAACTAAATACCTCAATGAACAGGGTTTTGTAGTTCTTTTTGCTGCGCCTAGAAATGCGATTGCTAAACAACAAGCCTTAGAAACTAATCAAAATGAGGAAAATGGAAGTGAAAATAAGATTGTTTTTACAGCAGATACGGCTTCACAAGCTATTGAAAGGCTAAAAACAGAGCAGCACGATATTATTTATACCAATTTTGATAAACTTCCAGATGCCTATCACGTTTTGACACAATTTTACAACAAAAAAGTATTTTTAGTTATTGATGAAGGACATTTAATGACAAGTGATAGTACTTTTAGACCCAAAGTGATTGGTAATTTATTAGAAACACTACTCAAAAATGAACATAATTTATTGATGAGTGCGACACCTACAAAACTCTATTTGCCAAATTCAGAAATAAATCATTTTGAAATTGTCGCAAAAGATAAAAAAGACTATGCTGCACCTTCACTTATTTTTTGTCAAGATAAAAAAATGACTTCTTTTGCCTTTGAAAAATGTAAAACCATTGTAGAAAATGAGGAAAGAGCCATTATTCATCTTAATAGCATCGAACAGGCTCGTTTACTTCAAAATTTACTTTTAAAAGAAAAAATAGGCGTTCATTTTTTGGCTTCTACAGGACTTACTCCAACTGAAAAAGAAAATTTTGATAGCATTCAAAGTAAATCTACTTTCAACTGGAACGATAAAAAACCAATTATTATAACGACTTCGGTTTTAGAAGCTGGATTTAATATCGAAACAGATAGAAAAACAACAAATATTTATCTCAATAAGACTAGAGCAGGATTTGATACCACTTCGTACCGTCAATTTATAGCAAGAATTAGAAATTATGACAAACAAGAAGTAGAAAATATCATTGTAACACAAAATTATGCTCATTTCTTGCCTAATGAAAATTTGGTTTTAGAGTATGATTATGAAAAAACGATTGAGTTTGCTACTGAAAGTTTGGCTATTCACACTAAAAGATACCAAAATTCTAAACTAGAATATGGAGAGGAATTTCACGACTTCGAAACAGAAAGATTAAAAACAGAGATTTCTAAATACCTTTATTTTGATAAAGAAAAAGGGGATTTTCAAATTAATTACCAAGAAATATTTGCAGAATATACCCACGAAAAAAACAAACAGGGAAGTCCTTATTTTGAGAATCCGAAAGAAATTTTATTTTATGAACAAGATATTAATAAAGATGTGAGCCAGTACCAAGAGTTCCAAAAAGCCGAAAAAGACAAAGCAGGGCAAGAAATAGCACATTTGTTTGTCAATGATTTTGAAAAGCTGATTGTTTCAGTAGAAAAATATACCCAAGATGTAAAACTGAAAGCAAAACTAAATTTTGCTTCGGTGGAAGACGCTGTTCTGCTCACACCTGTACAGCTCGTTGTAGCTGAACAGCTTTTGAAACATTATTTGTATTTACTCAAAACAAGTAACGAAAAAGGAATTATACAAATTTCTGCCTTAAAATCTATTTTAGTAGATACAGAAAACTTGACCCTTCGAAAAACAAATGATTTGAGAAAACGAAAAATGGCGTTTATTTCCTATTGGTTGATGCTGAGAAGAACAACAAGCAAACGAATGGGAGTTTCCGAATCGCTACAAGTAGAAGAATTTAATAGAGTGCTAAAAGTATTTAGAGAACTCAAAGGAAAATTATTGACAGCAGAAGAAATTACAGAAGCGATTAATCGTTTTCAACATCAGAAAAAAAGGTATTCGAAACGGAAATGTTTAGAACTGGTACAGTTACTTTGTGAGGTCGAAAGAACTGCAATAGTTGAGCAGGGAAAGAAAACCTATTTTTATGCTTACAAGTGCGAAAAAGACTATAAAACGGCACTTTCAGAACTTTTAAGAGAACCTTATTTTGATTAA
- a CDS encoding DUF305 domain-containing protein has product MESNKKYLKFFAMIATSMIAMFFLMYTHSYQVIDHFWFSETRLFMTMIMGGSMIIIMLLFMLNMYKNTKINVAILTFGVLLIVGSIWLVRSQVTVTGTDYMEGMIPHHSIAILTSERSQIKDIRVRKLANEIIKAQRREIMEMEWLINDIEENGIVETESERNKRPIPSFKGSLDKETREVAE; this is encoded by the coding sequence ATGGAAAGTAACAAGAAGTATTTAAAATTTTTTGCAATGATTGCCACTTCAATGATTGCTATGTTTTTTTTAATGTACACACACTCTTATCAAGTTATAGACCACTTTTGGTTTAGTGAAACCCGTCTTTTTATGACTATGATTATGGGAGGTTCTATGATTATTATCATGTTATTGTTTATGCTTAATATGTATAAAAACACAAAAATAAATGTAGCTATTCTAACCTTTGGTGTCCTTTTGATTGTAGGTTCGATATGGTTAGTAAGAAGTCAAGTAACCGTTACAGGTACTGACTATATGGAAGGAATGATTCCACATCATTCTATTGCTATTCTGACAAGTGAACGTTCACAAATAAAGGATATAAGAGTTAGAAAACTGGCTAATGAAATTATCAAAGCACAGCGAAGAGAAATTATGGAAATGGAATGGCTCATCAATGATATTGAAGAAAATGGAATAGTAGAAACTGAAAGCGAAAGAAACAAACGTCCAATTCCGTCCTTTAAAGGCTCACTTGATAAGGAAACTAGAGAAGTAGCCGAATAA
- a CDS encoding four-helix bundle copper-binding protein → MSNSKFQACIEACQQCFIDCQSCLYNMATKESMNDCPRCCIECVDSCQVAIKAMLNDSKWAKDYCRICAEICDWCAEQCGQHSGDHCKKCAESCRKCAEECRKMAA, encoded by the coding sequence ATGTCTAACTCAAAATTTCAAGCGTGTATAGAAGCCTGTCAGCAATGTTTTATCGATTGTCAAAGCTGTTTGTACAATATGGCAACAAAAGAAAGTATGAACGATTGTCCTCGTTGTTGTATAGAATGTGTTGATTCGTGTCAAGTGGCTATCAAAGCAATGCTAAACGATAGCAAATGGGCAAAAGACTATTGTAGAATTTGTGCAGAAATCTGTGATTGGTGTGCTGAGCAATGTGGACAACATAGTGGCGACCATTGTAAAAAATGTGCTGAATCGTGCCGTAAATGTGCAGAAGAATGTCGTAAAATGGCAGCTTAA
- a CDS encoding transposase has translation MQKLESLYPEAEIITVVLDNLNTHNASSFYETFDVREAARLADRFNFVYTPKSASWLNMIEIEFSALSRQCLNRCISSISKLSNEVIAYFKERSKKAIKIDWQFSRETARKKLNKYYTKVNSENKKI, from the coding sequence ATGCAAAAATTAGAAAGTCTTTATCCAGAAGCAGAGATAATTACAGTAGTTTTAGATAATCTAAATACGCATAATGCGAGTTCATTTTACGAAACTTTTGATGTTAGAGAGGCAGCAAGATTAGCTGATAGATTTAACTTTGTTTATACTCCAAAATCAGCTTCTTGGTTAAATATGATCGAAATTGAATTCTCAGCATTGTCAAGACAATGTTTAAACAGATGTATTTCTTCAATTTCTAAACTATCAAATGAAGTGATTGCTTACTTCAAAGAACGTTCAAAAAAAGCTATCAAAATTGATTGGCAATTTAGCAGAGAAACGGCAAGAAAAAAATTGAATAAATACTATACAAAGGTAAATAGTGAAAATAAAAAAATATAA